From Micropterus dolomieu isolate WLL.071019.BEF.003 ecotype Adirondacks linkage group LG21, ASM2129224v1, whole genome shotgun sequence:
ACCGAAGGCGTGTGCCTTGTTTACTGTACCatccaatccactttatttatatagcacaatttaaaaaacaacaaggtgCTTTACAGAGATGAAATAAACCACCAAACTTCAATCTTCAGGATCAATCTGATTTGCAAATAAGttgcatttcccaaaatttcaGATTGTTCGTTTAATGCAGGAGTCACCTGGATATTATACATTTCTGGAAAAATCTCTGAATACTACAgtacccatgagcctcagcaGCTGTTGCTCTGGAGAAGACGCCATCCAGAGCTGCATCATACTGCTGAACTGATTCCTGTAATGTCACATTCAGGGCCCAGTGGTGCCGCCCCTCCCTCCAGGTGGACTTGACGATGATGAAGATACCTACGAGGAGGCAGAACCTTACGTAGCTGACACAACCACATCTGgtatctacacacacaaacacacacacagcatcatgttgtaaaacttgatTAATTAATCGTTTTTAaccctgtcctgcccagcagcctggtatgaCCGGGCCAGGTGGCAagttgttaatataaaaacatcttTCTTATTCCCTCAGGAAAGGCAGAGTCAGACAGCAGCCACTACGAGTCGTATGGggaggaagatgatgatgaggagCCCGTGAAGGACAAAGCTCACTACATCCAATGGAGCGCCTCCCAGCCCTGCCTAAGACCCGCCCCCGAGTCCCGCCTCTGTGGCTACCTGTGGAGGAGGAAGTGGCTCGGACAGTGGACCAAACAGCTGTTCTTCATCAGGAACAACATGCTCCTGGTGAGAGCGGTGACATTTTCCCTCTAACACtaaaatattgttctttttactccactacatttatctgactgCTTTAGTTACCTTACAGAttaatatttaaacacaaaacaaatgaatagtttagaaaatgtgatgtttttgttataaaacaattagtcgattgtcagacaattaaaaataaactagTTTTGAGTAATTTTTCAACGGTTCAGCCTATCacgtgaagatttgctgcttttcattaAGATATTCGTGATAATTTTAAGGTTTGTTAACAATGTTGAGTTtcggactgttggttggacacaaCAAACGTTTGGAGGTCTGTGAAGATACCAGGTCGTAAGTATCCaagaaaggttaaaatcaaggggaaCTGGACTTGGGTTGAAGAAACTAAAAGATGTTTCGCCTTAGAGTCCCAGCTATtaaacctctgtggggtcattgTAGAGGTGATGGATACcgcttggttcgttagtgctcctggctgttgtaacgacagtcgttgtGGTCGTTGGAGTCACGTGAGGTCTTAACCGTGATTGGATTTTCACACGAGGCAGAGtggagatgaaaggacagcatctGGGGGATAAATGCGTAAATGTTGTCGCAAAGCTCCTCCCCGTTGAGAGCCAGTCTCTTTAGTTTGGTGTAAATGGCCTCTATCACTCCTCTTTCGAACCATCGCTCCTCTTGGTCCAAAATATGTTCATtgtccttcaaatgtaagtaaCCTGCTGAGTCTTCACCTCAGGAGTTGGTCCTTCTCTGTTGGACAGGGAGGACATATGACTTGACACAGGACATTTATATCAGAATAGAGAGGCCATCTCTCAACGGGGAGGAGTGTTCAAACACCACTTATCCCACACCTACAACgctttcctttcatctcttcccaaGAAACCGAACAAACCCTCATATTCGGCCTCATGTGCCAATGAGGTTCGATCAGACTTGGCCTCACATGACTCCAACAACAACCAGGAGCACAAACCAACCAAACGGtctccatcaccttgataatgaCTCCACAGAAGTTAAATAGCTGAGATTCCCTACCAGTCAGCCAACCTGTTCTCCTCCCAAAGGGTCACATGTGGACACTTTGTCATGACCCTTTAACGCCCCGGGTACCCTTTAGCATCGTTCTTGTATGTGTAGGGCTCCGCGGTacagttagcaagaataaatatgcatcgtctggttagactttcaaaataaaacttgtgGTTGTCGTGAAACGTTTGGTTTGGGCACCAATGCgacttggttaagtttaggaaaagatggtTTCCTAAactggtttgggttaaaatatcTATAGTAACGTAACATCACTAAAAGGAAtcaatgtttgctttttgtttcacacgggaaacgaaCACATCcatcttttctgttatttatagtaTAGTAGTGAACTATGACACAAACGGGTGCCATGTGCGTTGGTGCCAGACGCCGAAAgacgtgacaaagcgtagttatctGACCctctgggaatgagaacgggctggTAAGGAAGagctgaagaagtctcttggatgagagacGAGAAATCTTCGAGTTTCTTCCACCAAGTCCAGCTGCTCTTGATTATACCTCTACTTGGATAAGcgttgtgaaggtgtcactctGGGCTTTGGGTAACTGTGGCGGCATTTCGTAGAATCttcacaaaccaaacaatcgATTAACGTCAGAGAGCAGTAAACTCAACAAACTTATAGACATAGAACCAACACAATAGCTAAAAGCTGCAGATCTGCCTTTGGGTTTTATTTACTGAATCCTCAGAGAAACTGCAGTATTTACCCACAATATGTGCTCTCTCAGCTTTCTGATCCATTATAACCAGCTGGTTTAAGGAAATATGAGTTCCTGTCTGACGGACAGACTGTGAAATATGTTGTTCCATATTCGTCTTCGCTGATATCGtccttgcgtgtgtgtgtcagtgttatAAGTGCGCTCAGGACCTGCTGCCTCAGCTGGAGATGAACCTGCGCGGCTGTCAGCTCGTCTACAAGTCGAAGAGCAACAGGAAGATACAGCACCAGCTCAGACTGGTTCCGGTGGGCTCGGAGACACTGGTGCTGGGCTACGGCAGCTTCCAGCAGGCCGACGAGTGGAGGAGGGTCAGCAACACGCAAAGCATCTAATTACTAACACTGAATGTGTGGTATTCACCAGTCATACTGTAATCAGCTGTACTGTACACGTTTGTGTCGGCAGGTGATAGAGGAGGTGAGTGCTGGAGGTGAGGTTGAGACTCGGAGTTCGTTGTCTCTGATCAGATCAGACCAGCTGCTGTCCTGCAGGGTGAGACACAAACGTTTGTACTAACTCTACTCTGTACTAACTTGTTCAGAGCTCAACTGGAACAtggttttaaaatataaaatgtgatgTTTCTGTATGTCTCTCCAGTCCAGTACAGTCCAGACTGACTCTGAGGAGGAGAAACCTTCAGCTCGCTGCAGCCTCAACAGAGACAAAGGTACAGGTGTCATGAGAGTCTGTTAAAGCTGCAGTGTttcaaaaatactttattacaACATTTACCAGGTGGATTGTGATGGAAGTTGGTTCAGACCACAGACGGTAAAAAGGAAGTGGATGTAGCCACCGTGATATCCCCTGTTGGTTTGGGGACTACCATTTTGAATcctccagtttggcattttggccgtcgccatcttggatATTTGGAAACAGATGTGACCATGTTTGGACAAAACGGTGGAGCTAGCTAGATTAGCAGGGTGCATCTGTAAATCACATCAACTGTGTAGCTTTAAATGCTAATCTGTGACATTTCCTCtggcgccatcatcaggtcaacgaCGACAAACAGTATGaaagtataaataaacaaaatgtatgcaaaatggcccctgtcagtgttttagGATTGGATCATTATTAATGATGTATTAATATCTAAGCGGTACTTcagagtgacctctgacctctggtgtgtttgattgacaggtgtccTGAGCGTGCTGATGAACTGTCAGTGGCAGAGTTTAGTATGTCAGGTGGAGGCCGGCGTTCTCAACATgtttggagaggaggaagaggaagaggaggaggaggtgaagagggaCCGGTCGCCTCAGTACACCGTCCAGCTCAGAGGGTGTGAGGTCAGAGCCGGGCCCGACACCAACCACTCCTACAGGATCACACTGAGCATGCTCGGTGACCAGGTGGCTGTGCTGGAGGTGAGCTGACGTGGCAGGAAATTATTAATATGAACTCATACGTACAAACATACTGTGCATTTCAGCCATTTCTCATTCCAAGAGCACCAATTAGCTATGCACAACTTATGTAATTTAAGTCACGTAAGTAacgtacttattttaacccaaaccatgatcttctCTTAAACCTGACCGAGTAGTTTTGGTGTCCCATTaatcactagttttattttgaaagtctaactgggtGTAGTATATTTATTTCTGCTAACTTTACAGAGTAATGTCAAGttagcattttcaaaaacaacactaaagagGTACCCAGAGCGTTAAAACCTGATTTttacttctgcgtcgaatctATGCCATAGCCTACACAGAGCACTGTGTAAAACTCCTCCTCAAAAACTACACGTTGCGGCGATGCCGGACACaggaactgtgattggtcggcttggtaaTATCGGCAATTTtaccaatcgtgtggttccacttgATGTAAGGGTCTACTGCGCATGCATCACTACTACCACACATgtgcagtagaagtataacctGTGGGGGAAAACTCTTCTTAAACCTTAAGTCTTCAAActttatcagattttattgcTGATTCTAAAAATGAAGTGTTTTGTGTCCCGGTGACCACTGGAAGTGCAGTTATcatctctccccattcattcagataggaacCTGATCTTGTTAGTCAGAAATAACCGCCCAGAGTCGTTACCAAGATGGTTGCCAAGTGTCGGAACtttgataaacaaaaacaggcttTACAAGCGACGCCAAGAGGTCTTGACAAAGCGTCAACATGTGACGCCACTgggatgagaacgtgttgtaatatgtcatatttttgtgtgtccttccttccttccgtCCTTCCTTCCATCAGGTCAGTAGCTCAGATGAAAAGGAGCGATGGTTAAAGCTGCTGCAGGACGGCGCTGCTAATCACAGTAACCATGAAAAcagcacacagcagcacacaggTGGAGCTCTCAGGTAAGAGAGTCTGTTAATGCATCAGTATATCAGCTCCTCCATTCATGTAGCATTTCTCAGAGTTATAATGGAATTTAAAAGAGCAGTGGTCCAAGAATAGAACCCTGAGGTACCCCACGCCATTtttcacttcttcttcttcttcttcttctgtggtgatTTTGTTTTATCGTTTTCCTTCCTCAGCGGGCTGCAGACTCGAAGGTTTCCCACCTCCAACACCTACATGGACGACCCCTTCCATCTGAGTGGAACAGGCAGAGAGCAGCCTATCTACTCCAACAGCTCCATACTGGAGCACATGGTAAGGCTCCAAAATCACTCCGTCACCAGCGGTGGAAAAAGAAGTGCCTCAGATTTAACTTTATCAAGCAAACAAACTCTAAAACGGTGCTACGACGGTGAATAAGATGTTAAATGAGTCGGCTTAATTAGAGTTGGTGTGCATTTGCATAAAAGGGGCGTGTTTGAGAGTTTTTTCTCAATAGCGCAATGCTCCGTATGTATCCCCGGAGAAATGCGCATTGAAAGTGTCAGGATATTAAAGACACGTTAACCACTAAATGTAACCTTGGGCGGAGGCTTGTTGGCAGTGCATTGAGTACATTTGCACAGCGTtctcttttatatatattaaatcCATTGTGATAAAAAACGGGTAATAATCCAAGAAAAAAACTGTGATAAATTTAAGGGGGAAAATAATCACAAATCTACAAGCAAAACACTTGAATACTCTGACATTATACTCAAACATTTATGAGAGGAAATAGTGTTTTTAAATACAGGGTAACCttaattgccatggcaacagacctcaggtaacacctatccacctttcgtagtacagGTTAATCATGAAGAACAAAGTTACTCCTAAAGTTACCTGGCTTCGTAGTACAAGCCACAGGTT
This genomic window contains:
- the si:dkey-220o5.5 gene encoding actin filament-associated protein 1-like 2, yielding MIMSCPASSPTKELTDTPGTGDRRSSELVLKRDSSVWLRNGGPVVPPLPPGGLDDDEDTYEEAEPYVADTTTSGKAESDSSHYESYGEEDDDEEPVKDKAHYIQWSASQPCLRPAPESRLCGYLWRRKWLGQWTKQLFFIRNNMLLCYKCAQDLLPQLEMNLRGCQLVYKSKSNRKIQHQLRLVPVGSETLVLGYGSFQQADEWRRVIEEVSAGGEVETRSSLSLIRSDQLLSCRSSTVQTDSEEEKPSARCSLNRDKGQRRQTV